The following are encoded together in the Ictidomys tridecemlineatus isolate mIctTri1 chromosome X, mIctTri1.hap1, whole genome shotgun sequence genome:
- the Cox7b gene encoding cytochrome c oxidase subunit 7B, mitochondrial, whose translation MFPLVKNALSRLQVRSIQQTMARQSHQKRVPDFHDKYGNAILASGAIFCISVWTYTTTQIGIEWNLSPVGRVTPKEWRNQ comes from the exons ATGTTTCCCTTGGTCAAAAATGCTCTGAGTCGTCTCCAAG tTCGAAGCATTCAGCAAACAATGGCAAGGCAGAGTCACCAGAAACGTGTACCTGATTTCCATGACAAATATGGTAATGCCATATTAGCTAGTGGAgccattttctgtatttctgtatggACATAT ACAACAACACAAATTGGAATAGAATGGAACCTGTCCCCTGTTGGCAGAGTCACCCCAAAGGAGTGGAGAAATCAGTAA